A portion of the Hoplias malabaricus isolate fHopMal1 chromosome 1, fHopMal1.hap1, whole genome shotgun sequence genome contains these proteins:
- the mtfr1 gene encoding mitochondrial fission regulator 1 isoform X1, whose product MNNNHARIEMDLAFGSAKPYGPSRSIVRRIATNLPLAPCPRVHFQLHPFTVGAGSGILGTSGRLVASLADVGWIDQENDVSGSNGLLSSWEACSGLAFRTQQRPTLRRQRSLPSIHRVQPSPQSQTVVNDEAIQKISVLESELAKLRAQIAQIVQAQELSTHAAASAPGCSPAPSAPPPPPPPPPPPPPPPPGPGMQRSISAIDLIKERRNKRADQQTDLDPGPKQAEMPNMLDVLKDIGKVKLRSVKKRPEEIHSKPSEPADPAALIAEALKRKFAHRYRSDSECESNFSPPPRESKPHSETAVFGQHMLRSTGKRTLF is encoded by the exons ATGAACAACAATCATGCAAGGATAGAAATGGACCTG GCTTTTGGATCAGCAAAGCCTTATGGACCCTCTAGGAGCATTGTTAGAAGAATTGCCACAAACCTCCCTCTGGCACCCTGCCCTCGTGTCCACTTTCAG CTCCACCCTTTCACTGTTGGAGCTGGATCAGGCATCCTAGGCACTTCAGGAAGGCTTGTAGCATCGCTGGCTGATGTAGGCTGGATCGACCAGGAGAACGATGTGTCTGGCAGCAATGG TTTACTCTCCAGTTGGGAAGCGTGCTCAGGGCTGGCTTTCCGCACTCAACAGAGGCCAACTCTCCGCCGGCAGCGCTCTTTACCCAGCATTCACCGGGTACAGCCTTCCCCACAGAGCCAGACCGTGGTCAATGATGAGGCCATTCAGAAGATCAGTGTTCTGGAGAGTGAACTAGCCAAGCTGCGAGCCCAAATCGCTCAGATTGTCCAGGCCCAGGAGCTGAGCACACATGCTGCAG CTTCAGCTCCAGGTTGTTCTCCTGCACCTTcggcacctcctcctccaccccctcctcctccaccaccaccacctccacctccaggCCCCGGCATGCAGAGAAGCATCTCTGCTATTGACCTCATCAAAGAACGGCGCAATAAGAGGGCTGACCAGCAGACAGATTTGGACCCAGGGCCGAAGCAGGCAGAGATGCCCAATATGTTAGATGTGCTGAAGGACATCGGAAAAGTGAAGCTGCGCTCTGTTAAGAA AcgcccagaggaaatccactctAAACCCAGTGAACCTGCCGACCCGGCTGCTCTCATTGCTGAAGCACTCAAGCGCAAATTTGCCCATCGTTACCGCAGCgacagtgagtgtgagagcAACTTCAGCCCCCCACCTCGGGAGTCAAAGCCCCACTCAGAGACTGCTGTG TTTGGACAACACATGTTAAGATCAACTGGAAAGAGAACCCTCTTCTGA
- the mtfr1 gene encoding mitochondrial fission regulator 1 isoform X2: MNNNHARIEMDLAFGSAKPYGPSRSIVRRIATNLPLAPCPRVHFQLHPFTVGAGSGILGTSGRLVASLADVGWIDQENDVSGSNGWEACSGLAFRTQQRPTLRRQRSLPSIHRVQPSPQSQTVVNDEAIQKISVLESELAKLRAQIAQIVQAQELSTHAAASAPGCSPAPSAPPPPPPPPPPPPPPPPGPGMQRSISAIDLIKERRNKRADQQTDLDPGPKQAEMPNMLDVLKDIGKVKLRSVKKRPEEIHSKPSEPADPAALIAEALKRKFAHRYRSDSECESNFSPPPRESKPHSETAVFGQHMLRSTGKRTLF, translated from the exons ATGAACAACAATCATGCAAGGATAGAAATGGACCTG GCTTTTGGATCAGCAAAGCCTTATGGACCCTCTAGGAGCATTGTTAGAAGAATTGCCACAAACCTCCCTCTGGCACCCTGCCCTCGTGTCCACTTTCAG CTCCACCCTTTCACTGTTGGAGCTGGATCAGGCATCCTAGGCACTTCAGGAAGGCTTGTAGCATCGCTGGCTGATGTAGGCTGGATCGACCAGGAGAACGATGTGTCTGGCAGCAATGG TTGGGAAGCGTGCTCAGGGCTGGCTTTCCGCACTCAACAGAGGCCAACTCTCCGCCGGCAGCGCTCTTTACCCAGCATTCACCGGGTACAGCCTTCCCCACAGAGCCAGACCGTGGTCAATGATGAGGCCATTCAGAAGATCAGTGTTCTGGAGAGTGAACTAGCCAAGCTGCGAGCCCAAATCGCTCAGATTGTCCAGGCCCAGGAGCTGAGCACACATGCTGCAG CTTCAGCTCCAGGTTGTTCTCCTGCACCTTcggcacctcctcctccaccccctcctcctccaccaccaccacctccacctccaggCCCCGGCATGCAGAGAAGCATCTCTGCTATTGACCTCATCAAAGAACGGCGCAATAAGAGGGCTGACCAGCAGACAGATTTGGACCCAGGGCCGAAGCAGGCAGAGATGCCCAATATGTTAGATGTGCTGAAGGACATCGGAAAAGTGAAGCTGCGCTCTGTTAAGAA AcgcccagaggaaatccactctAAACCCAGTGAACCTGCCGACCCGGCTGCTCTCATTGCTGAAGCACTCAAGCGCAAATTTGCCCATCGTTACCGCAGCgacagtgagtgtgagagcAACTTCAGCCCCCCACCTCGGGAGTCAAAGCCCCACTCAGAGACTGCTGTG TTTGGACAACACATGTTAAGATCAACTGGAAAGAGAACCCTCTTCTGA